Genomic segment of Bdellovibrio bacteriovorus:
CTTGATTTTAAAGGTAGTGCTTTCGGTGCCATGGGAGGCATCGGAGCTGAGTTTTGCTTCACCGACACTCATTGTCTGACTGTCGAAGGTAATATGCGCTATATGCCTATTGAACGTAACGTCTCTACAGGCGGAAACTGTACAGCAGCCAATGATATCCCTGGAGTCAGCCAGTGTGGTAACGGTGCTGAAGTTGAGCGCGACGGTTCTGACTTAAGAACGACCATGTCAGGCGTTCAGGGCCTTATTGGCTATACAATGAATTTTTAATTTAAATTGTTCCTATGTCCGATCACCTAAGGGCTCCATCAAGGAGCCCTTTTTTTATATTCTAGTTAGGAATAATAACTTATTTACTATGACCCTTTAAATTCCTGGGGCCCTTTTGTATAAACAGCCCCATGAAAACACTTATCTCTTTCCTGCTTTTATCTTTGGCCTCTCTCTCTCAAGCCGCCGTTGAAGGCAGTTCAATTCCTAACGCTCACGTGGTCTACACTGAAGGCGACATGGCCGTTATTCGCGGTAAAGCTCCCGCCAATAAAAAACAAATAGAAGAACTTCTGGCTTTGGGTGTGGAAGAGTTTTTAATCTTTAAAAACGACACCAAAGGAGAAGTGGCAAAACAGATCACCACTTTACAAAGTTTGGGTGTCGCTAAAAATTCCATCACCCATATTCCTTTTCTTTGGAAAGATCTTCACGACTTTAACTCTTCTTGCAAAATGACGATGCAAGCGTTGCGCACGATTGAAGAAGCGGTCGAAGATAATAAGAGCATCTACTTCCATTGCACCGTCGGAGAAGATCGTACAGGATACCTTGCGGGTCTTTGGGGACTTTGGGTAGGCACTTATAAAACTGTGAAACAATCCGTGAATGAAGAACTCTGCGCTCGTGGATACGAGGCGGGAAATCCGCGCAAACCCTATCGTGATGTGGTTTTCAAGATTCGTGAAACTTTAACTCCGACTTATTTGAAAATGACGGTGATTCTTTCAAAGGCTAAGCAAAGAGGTCTTTCGTTGGATGAATCTCTGTGTAATGAAGAACCAGAGTTAAACGTAGACGTGCAGAAGTTCTATTGCTCCAGCAAAAAATAATTACTGCATTCCGTTTAATAACGATGAGTTTCCCATATCCGAATACGCGCGCGTGCCGTTGGTAAGAAGCATCGGCTCTGCCGTACGAGAATAAAGATAAGACTGGTTGGAATAGATTCGGTTGGCTCCGGCAGACAACTGCCCTTCGGTTCGTTCAAAAGAA
This window contains:
- a CDS encoding tyrosine-protein phosphatase, translated to MKTLISFLLLSLASLSQAAVEGSSIPNAHVVYTEGDMAVIRGKAPANKKQIEELLALGVEEFLIFKNDTKGEVAKQITTLQSLGVAKNSITHIPFLWKDLHDFNSSCKMTMQALRTIEEAVEDNKSIYFHCTVGEDRTGYLAGLWGLWVGTYKTVKQSVNEELCARGYEAGNPRKPYRDVVFKIRETLTPTYLKMTVILSKAKQRGLSLDESLCNEEPELNVDVQKFYCSSKK